The following are encoded together in the Adhaeribacter arboris genome:
- a CDS encoding acyl-CoA thioesterase yields MFQSEIQVRVRYSETDQMGYVYYGNFAAYYEVARTETFRNLGVNYKEMEKAGVMMPVLDLRCKYIRPARYDDLLTIKVMIPNKPHGSRIKFEYEVYNEARELLNIGETTLVFVDMRSGKPTAIPESLISLLESYY; encoded by the coding sequence ATGTTTCAATCGGAAATACAAGTGCGCGTACGTTATTCGGAAACCGACCAAATGGGGTATGTTTATTACGGTAATTTTGCGGCTTATTACGAGGTGGCGCGGACCGAAACCTTCCGGAATTTAGGGGTAAATTATAAAGAAATGGAAAAAGCGGGCGTTATGATGCCCGTTTTAGATTTACGCTGCAAGTATATCCGGCCGGCCCGGTACGACGATTTACTCACCATAAAAGTAATGATTCCGAACAAACCGCATGGTTCGCGTATAAAGTTTGAATACGAGGTTTATAACGAAGCGAGAGAACTTTTGAACATTGGCGAAACTACCCTAGTATTTGTGGATATGCGCTCAGGTAAGCCAACGGCTATTCCCGAAAGTTTAATTTCGTTGTTGGAAAGTTATTACTAA